The sequence TTATACATACAGGACTAACATCGATAAAAGTTACATTTCGTGCCCCCCTGCTCAGACATTCCAAGCCTAGATTGCCAGTACCGGAAAACAAATCCAATACAATGCTGGAATCCACCTTATTATAAATTATATTGAAAATAGATTCTTTTACCTTGTCTGATGTAGGTCTAGTATTCATCGTCTTTATAGATTTTATCTTTCTTCCCTTTGCGCTACCCGAAATTATTCTCAACCTGTGTTTTTACCTCCTAACCTTTCACTCTATTCATTTTAGCATAAATTTACTAGGTTTTTAATAGTATAGCTCAGTTTAGGGAATAATTTTGTTGTTTTTGTAGAATAATATATACTGTTAAATAATAATGTTTATTTAACAGTATATATTCCCCATAGAGCTCTTCCTTCAATTTCTCCTCTCCCGACACTGGTGACAAAAGTCACCAGTTTTTTTTGTCAAATATCTATGAGCAACTCATTTACTTTTGTACGGAACATATATAGAAAACGCTCATGCGATAAATATTCGGCTAAAGTAACTAATATTCATTTCATTTGGAAAATACCAAGCTTTCCCCAAACTCGCTAGCGCTCAAACAGGAAAAGCTAAAATAGTGTGCTAGATTTGGAGCACGTATAAAATCCTACACGCATGAAAATAAGGGACGATTATGCGATTCGTCCCTTATTTTATCTATGTTATTAAAAAGTTTTACTAGACATGGATCTTTGAGCCTGCTCTATCATCTTTTTTACCATATTTCCACCGATGTATCCTGCTTCTTTAGCAGTGATATCACCGTTATAGCCTTGCTTAAGATTTACTCCGACTTCGCTGGCTACTTCATACTTCATCTGTTCAAGTGCCTGTCTGGCTTCGGGCACCAATTTTTGATTAGTATTTCTGGCCACTGTTTCACCTCCTGTTTTATCTTCTGTTATTAATTTCTCCACTGATTTAGTTTTTACTCTAGCAAATTATTGTAA comes from Clostridia bacterium and encodes:
- a CDS encoding alpha/beta-type small acid-soluble spore protein; this translates as MARNTNQKLVPEARQALEQMKYEVASEVGVNLKQGYNGDITAKEAGYIGGNMVKKMIEQAQRSMSSKTF